In Candidatus Eremiobacteraceae bacterium, one genomic interval encodes:
- a CDS encoding LysM peptidoglycan-binding domain-containing protein: MPRRIALFSSMLALCAVFGQQSAAQATSLHRPVVCTVQPGDSLWAISQRVHVSTAKIENLNHLTDRSILQPGENLIVGERAVVAPKRVSHVAAMQPRTAIRMTPVHRLARTTMSAISAPTMASQAVWAATHV; the protein is encoded by the coding sequence TTGCCTAGACGTATAGCTTTATTCTCGTCAATGCTCGCGCTGTGCGCCGTATTCGGTCAGCAATCTGCAGCGCAAGCAACGTCGCTTCACCGGCCCGTCGTTTGCACCGTGCAACCGGGCGACTCGCTTTGGGCCATCTCCCAGCGGGTCCACGTCTCCACCGCGAAGATCGAAAACCTCAACCACCTGACGGACCGCAGCATTTTGCAGCCCGGCGAGAATCTTATTGTGGGCGAGCGCGCGGTCGTCGCGCCGAAGCGCGTGAGCCATGTGGCCGCGATGCAACCCCGTACTGCGATCCGGATGACTCCGGTGCACCGGTTAGCGCGGACAACGATGTCGGCGATCTCGGCGCCCACGATGGCATCGCAGGCCGTTTGGGCTGCGACGCATGT